In Clostridiales bacterium, a single genomic region encodes these proteins:
- a CDS encoding discoidin domain-containing protein has protein sequence MWRVKEGLKIQPNMYIQPKVLTTKSGHRVHKEANLINDYGISGNLDKTDVHDNHPQGNTMWLVKDPAGKVEIQFDLQGNYPVGEMWIWNYNQFDPEKPEADYPAWGLKQIRIYHSVDAVNWEELKGEGYPYILAKADRSPKLFATDLINGIPINFEGTTARYIKITAPAISGKGNWGGTEKEKNSFGLSKVRIYTGNGFAIIPEPIWTNLIHNFDGWTGGDGSFSVPMNGFDAPGGPVQDTTFLFGDTLIGSIDSVTDIRNSDFTMINNSYAIVKNSMPKKENVEYVWRQTDGRKPEYVHRYWRGNRQIRKI, from the coding sequence ATGTGGAGAGTTAAAGAAGGTTTAAAAATTCAACCCAATATGTATATTCAGCCAAAGGTTTTGACCACAAAATCAGGTCATAGAGTGCATAAAGAAGCTAATTTAATAAATGATTATGGGATTAGTGGAAATCTGGACAAGACAGATGTTCATGATAATCATCCACAAGGAAATACCATGTGGCTTGTCAAGGATCCTGCTGGGAAAGTGGAGATTCAATTTGACCTGCAGGGTAATTATCCGGTGGGCGAAATGTGGATATGGAATTATAACCAGTTTGACCCTGAAAAACCTGAAGCCGATTATCCTGCATGGGGTCTTAAACAGATCAGGATTTATCACTCTGTTGATGCGGTCAACTGGGAGGAATTAAAGGGTGAAGGTTATCCATATATATTGGCCAAAGCTGATAGAAGCCCAAAGCTATTTGCAACTGATCTGATAAACGGCATACCTATAAACTTTGAAGGAACTACTGCACGCTATATTAAAATAACAGCGCCCGCCATTTCAGGTAAGGGAAACTGGGGTGGAACAGAGAAAGAAAAGAATTCGTTTGGCCTGTCGAAGGTTCGAATCTATACTGGGAATGGTTTTGCAATTATACCTGAACCTATATGGACAAATCTGATACATAATTTTGACGGATGGACAGGGGGGGACGGATCGTTCAGTGTCCCCATGAATGGATTTGATGCACCAGGTGGCCCAGTCCAGGATACAACCTTTTTGTTTGGAGATACACTAATAGGTTCAATTGACTCTGTAACTGATATCCGAAACTCTGATTTTACGATGATTAATAATTCCTACGCAATAGTTAAAAACTCTATGCCCAAAAAAGAAAATGTGGAATATGTTTGGAGACAGACGGATGGCAGAAAACCTGAATATGTACATAGGTATTGGAGGGGTAATCGGCAAATACGAAAAATCTAA
- a CDS encoding uroporphyrinogen decarboxylase family protein, whose amino-acid sequence MDFTKSPFHLKGDLFMNEMTNRERIMAALNGKEVDRLPWAPLIDPYFINSLPLQGYDLNIIEAMRFIGNDIIERHVSAVKVSTKNLNIRTEIKGGVTRTYFETPVGTLYSETCTGGCTNYISKYLLSSTKDIKILEYIANNTEYTPDFEAFISRDKYIGNDGIATPSGPLSPIQEMLQSYAGIENTVYLMADYPDEIDELLNVLHERNKRHYRVLSKCPCGVIFDYEDTSTTVMSKNMYAKYSAPMIDDYAQIVHDGGKLFITHMCGKLTGFAEMIAQGNMDGIDSLCPPTTGDLYPWDARRIFGGDKVIIGGIEPPALFRMSIEESIKTVIKVIKKMPSLKSFILSTGDAVPYGTPIKNMIAITKLLKTLGSASLTGEFDEKIAENITSGI is encoded by the coding sequence ATGGACTTTACAAAAAGTCCATTTCATTTAAAAGGAGACTTATTTATGAATGAAATGACAAATCGTGAAAGGATAATGGCAGCATTAAACGGCAAGGAAGTAGATAGACTACCATGGGCGCCGCTAATAGACCCATATTTTATAAATTCCCTTCCATTACAGGGATATGATTTAAATATTATTGAAGCCATGCGCTTTATAGGTAATGATATTATCGAAAGGCATGTGTCGGCTGTGAAGGTATCCACCAAGAACTTGAATATAAGAACTGAAATTAAAGGTGGAGTGACACGTACCTATTTTGAAACCCCGGTAGGGACATTATATAGCGAAACATGCACGGGTGGATGCACCAACTATATAAGCAAATATCTTTTAAGTTCTACTAAAGATATAAAGATACTTGAGTACATTGCCAATAATACAGAGTACACACCTGATTTTGAAGCATTTATTAGCAGGGATAAATATATAGGAAACGATGGGATTGCTACTCCATCAGGTCCTCTAAGCCCAATACAGGAAATGCTGCAGTCTTATGCAGGTATTGAGAACACTGTTTATTTAATGGCTGACTATCCTGATGAAATAGATGAACTCCTTAATGTACTGCATGAACGTAACAAACGACATTATAGGGTCCTATCTAAATGCCCATGTGGAGTCATTTTTGATTATGAAGATACTTCAACAACAGTGATGAGTAAAAATATGTACGCAAAATATTCTGCACCCATGATAGATGATTATGCACAAATAGTGCATGATGGAGGTAAACTGTTTATAACTCATATGTGCGGAAAACTTACAGGTTTTGCCGAAATGATTGCACAAGGGAATATGGATGGTATTGATTCTTTATGCCCACCGACAACCGGAGACCTGTATCCATGGGATGCCCGCAGAATTTTTGGCGGAGATAAGGTGATAATTGGCGGGATAGAACCTCCGGCTTTGTTCAGGATGAGCATAGAAGAATCTATCAAAACCGTGATAAAAGTAATAAAAAAGATGCCTTCACTAAAGTCATTTATTTTAAGCACTGGTGATGCAGTGCCATATGGAACTCCTATTAAGAATATGATTGCAATAACCAAACTTTTAAAAACACTTGGGTCAGCATCTTTAACAGGCGAATTTGATGAGAAGATTGCTGAGAATATTACATCTGGAATTTAG
- a CDS encoding uroporphyrinogen decarboxylase family protein, whose product MTPKERAVAALTLKIPDQVPTFELEFQLEEEMFGKRFLHQEDLKGKTQREREKLIEENAEYMVDVYSKLEYSIIPVHYLDDDGLMATAKCIRQIVGDKFMLTTHGDGTFAIPDGNGMLDFIYSIVDKPEEVKEEARKMAERAIEHNKKFIDAGFDSFIFCSDYCFNKGPFLSPNMFREFIQPYLYRIVHETKKAGAYVIKHTDGNIMPILDQLVECAPNALHSLDPMAGVDIKEVKRLVGDKVCLCGNVHCAALQTGTDEDVIQSAKYCLTYGKPNGGYIFCTSNIPFKGMPVKRYKMILDIWKSMRNY is encoded by the coding sequence ATGACTCCAAAGGAAAGAGCTGTCGCAGCGTTAACACTTAAAATTCCTGACCAGGTTCCTACCTTTGAGCTTGAATTTCAACTTGAAGAGGAAATGTTCGGTAAAAGGTTTCTGCATCAGGAGGATTTGAAAGGAAAGACTCAAAGGGAAAGGGAGAAGCTTATTGAGGAAAATGCAGAGTATATGGTCGATGTCTACAGCAAACTGGAATACTCAATAATTCCTGTGCATTACCTTGATGACGATGGCTTGATGGCTACTGCTAAGTGTATAAGACAAATAGTAGGAGATAAATTCATGCTTACAACACACGGAGATGGTACATTTGCTATTCCTGATGGGAATGGGATGTTGGATTTTATTTATTCGATAGTGGATAAGCCAGAGGAGGTTAAAGAGGAAGCAAGAAAGATGGCAGAGAGGGCCATAGAGCATAATAAGAAGTTTATTGATGCAGGCTTTGATAGCTTCATATTTTGTTCCGATTACTGCTTTAATAAGGGTCCATTCCTTTCACCTAATATGTTCAGGGAGTTTATACAGCCATACCTGTACAGGATAGTACATGAGACAAAAAAGGCAGGCGCATATGTAATAAAACATACTGACGGAAACATCATGCCAATCCTTGACCAGCTGGTTGAATGTGCGCCTAATGCACTTCATTCACTTGACCCGATGGCAGGTGTGGATATTAAAGAGGTTAAAAGACTGGTTGGAGACAAGGTTTGCCTATGCGGAAATGTGCACTGTGCAGCCCTGCAGACTGGAACCGATGAAGATGTTATTCAAAGTGCAAAGTACTGCCTGACATATGGAAAACCTAATGGAGGATATATCTTCTGCACAAGCAACATACCATTTAAGGGTATGCCCGTTAAAAGGTATAAAATGATACTTGATATATGGAAAAGTATGAGAAACTATTAG
- a CDS encoding glycoside hydrolase family 38 C-terminal domain-containing protein, with amino-acid sequence MADLVNKLMKLDKVPDKGYFGERIYSELQYAVKISDVDGGKFNGIIDRAMDYVLGEKAKAGMVNEEICKTAESILLEIAHEAKKYKLICAAHAHIDMNWMWRWDETVSVALDTFRTMLNLMDEYPEFKFSQSQASVYRIMEEYAPDMADEVRKRIKEGRWEVTAATWVECDKNMPCGESLARHILYTKKYLSNTFDLNPDRLKIDFEPDTFGHSVNIPEILANGGVKYYYHCRGCEGHTVYRWVAPSGKSVIAYHEPYGYNSDINPSIALCVPEFCKKYNLDAMLKVYGVGDHGGGPTRRDIERIIDMDTWPVFPQIKFGTFNEFFNYLDNSGVDFPEVRGELNFVFTGCYTTQTRIKAGNRKTEAALNEAEAYSALSAVYTGSEYRHDSFSKAWENVMFNQFHDIIPGSGRVDTREYSMGLYQKALADANSEKSRILRNIANLIDTREYMNADKDFNMKESVSEGAGAGFGVSDFKISQCERGNGITRVFTVFNPAPFKREENTKIMVWDWQGDIKSIVFIDSEGRRVPYMLLKNGFSDYWGHSFVSILLRVKVPACGYATYIMDDSGDRELKIPTSEYPRVEKEDYFVLENKNIKVVFDKNNASIKSFIDKTNGEEMIDAGRPAGTFRLIDEDTDKGMTAWIVGRYMNITNLNQNVKIKKIGYPEDGLRKAIYYEIPFRNSLLKVKVSLDDDSTALNYDVECNWLEVGKNGVSVPQLNFIVPIGYEVSSYRYDVPFGTITREPLDMDVPANSWVFAAREEKGKNSLMIITDTKYGFRGYDNSMAVTLIRSSFDPDPYPELGVHNFSFEINMTNGVSNKELIKQAYSYNHPLTVISDKPHKGSFQKAGSFVSLEGGTAVLSSIKMSEDDNHKLIVRVYETEGKKSTTVLKFGCTPKRAYYVDINEKMIETNLSAQICGNRVEFEVEPYNIASICMEF; translated from the coding sequence ATGGCAGATTTGGTTAACAAGTTAATGAAATTGGACAAGGTGCCTGATAAAGGCTACTTTGGGGAAAGGATTTATTCAGAGCTTCAGTATGCCGTTAAAATTTCAGATGTTGACGGAGGTAAATTCAACGGCATTATTGACAGAGCCATGGATTACGTGCTCGGCGAAAAAGCCAAAGCTGGCATGGTAAATGAGGAAATATGCAAAACAGCAGAGAGCATACTTCTAGAGATTGCGCATGAGGCAAAAAAATATAAATTAATATGTGCCGCCCATGCACATATAGACATGAACTGGATGTGGAGATGGGATGAAACCGTATCTGTGGCGCTGGATACATTCAGGACCATGTTGAACCTGATGGATGAATATCCGGAATTCAAGTTCTCACAATCTCAGGCTTCCGTCTACAGGATTATGGAAGAATATGCACCTGACATGGCTGATGAGGTAAGGAAGAGGATAAAAGAAGGCAGATGGGAAGTTACGGCCGCAACATGGGTCGAGTGCGACAAGAACATGCCGTGTGGTGAAAGCCTTGCAAGGCATATACTATACACGAAAAAATATCTATCCAATACATTTGACTTAAATCCCGACAGACTGAAAATAGATTTTGAGCCTGATACATTCGGGCACAGCGTCAATATCCCGGAAATACTTGCAAACGGCGGTGTTAAATACTATTACCACTGCAGGGGATGCGAAGGTCATACCGTCTACAGGTGGGTTGCACCTTCAGGAAAGTCTGTGATTGCATACCATGAGCCATATGGGTATAACTCGGATATAAACCCTTCAATAGCATTATGTGTACCGGAGTTCTGCAAGAAGTACAACCTTGATGCAATGCTGAAGGTTTACGGCGTAGGGGACCACGGAGGCGGGCCGACAAGAAGAGATATAGAGAGAATTATCGACATGGATACATGGCCTGTTTTCCCTCAGATAAAATTTGGTACCTTTAATGAATTTTTTAATTACCTTGACAACTCAGGAGTAGATTTCCCTGAAGTAAGGGGAGAACTAAACTTTGTATTTACCGGCTGCTACACCACCCAGACAAGAATTAAGGCGGGCAACAGGAAAACCGAAGCAGCCCTTAATGAAGCGGAAGCATACTCGGCCTTATCGGCTGTATATACGGGTTCAGAATACCGTCATGATTCCTTCTCAAAGGCATGGGAGAATGTCATGTTCAACCAGTTCCATGATATCATACCAGGTTCGGGAAGGGTGGATACACGCGAATACAGCATGGGGCTTTATCAAAAGGCACTGGCGGATGCAAACAGCGAGAAGAGCAGAATATTAAGAAACATTGCCAACCTGATAGATACAAGGGAGTATATGAATGCCGACAAGGACTTTAATATGAAAGAATCCGTATCGGAGGGTGCAGGTGCCGGATTTGGAGTGTCGGACTTTAAGATTTCCCAGTGCGAGAGGGGAAATGGAATCACAAGGGTATTTACGGTATTCAATCCTGCGCCATTTAAGAGGGAAGAGAACACTAAAATTATGGTATGGGATTGGCAGGGGGATATAAAATCAATAGTATTTATAGACTCCGAAGGCAGAAGGGTGCCTTACATGTTGCTTAAAAACGGTTTCAGTGATTATTGGGGCCATTCATTTGTGAGCATACTGCTTAGGGTGAAGGTACCTGCATGCGGCTATGCCACTTATATAATGGACGACAGCGGCGACAGGGAGCTCAAGATACCAACCAGCGAATATCCGAGAGTTGAGAAAGAAGATTATTTTGTACTGGAGAATAAAAATATAAAAGTTGTATTTGACAAGAATAATGCATCCATAAAGTCATTCATAGATAAGACAAACGGAGAGGAAATGATAGATGCCGGCAGGCCTGCCGGCACATTCAGGCTTATCGATGAAGACACGGATAAGGGTATGACGGCATGGATAGTTGGAAGGTACATGAATATAACCAACCTTAATCAAAACGTCAAAATTAAAAAAATTGGTTATCCGGAGGATGGTTTGAGAAAAGCAATTTATTATGAAATACCGTTCAGAAATTCGCTGCTTAAGGTAAAAGTATCCCTGGACGACGACAGTACGGCGCTCAATTACGACGTCGAATGCAACTGGCTTGAAGTCGGGAAAAACGGCGTATCGGTACCGCAGCTGAACTTCATAGTTCCCATTGGGTATGAGGTTTCCTCATACAGGTATGATGTACCTTTTGGGACAATAACAAGGGAGCCTTTGGATATGGATGTGCCTGCAAACAGCTGGGTTTTTGCCGCACGTGAAGAAAAGGGCAAAAACTCGCTGATGATTATAACGGATACCAAATATGGATTTAGGGGATATGACAATTCCATGGCTGTGACGCTGATCAGGAGTTCATTTGATCCAGACCCATATCCTGAGCTTGGCGTTCATAACTTTAGTTTTGAAATCAATATGACCAATGGTGTTTCAAACAAGGAACTCATCAAGCAGGCATACAGCTATAATCATCCGCTGACAGTTATATCGGATAAGCCTCATAAGGGTAGTTTCCAAAAGGCAGGCAGTTTTGTATCTCTTGAAGGTGGGACTGCCGTATTATCATCAATTAAGATGTCTGAAGATGATAATCACAAGCTTATTGTGAGGGTTTATGAAACCGAAGGCAAAAAAAGCACAACCGTTTTAAAATTTGGATGTACTCCCAAAAGGGCATATTATGTTGATATAAATGAGAAAATGATTGAGACTAATCTATCTGCACAAATTTGCGGGAACAGGGTAGAATTTGAAGTAGAACCATACAACATTGCCAGTATTTGTATGGAGTTTTAA
- a CDS encoding uroporphyrinogen decarboxylase family protein, producing MPDEFKMQGRITDHKNLDLTKLNRDVIRGKSNGRIIWQPRIICWYDDRKFRGEELPDPYTGMNLPKIYRELGCSNRNYSFNGCFVKVNDPRVKEYSHKINDFETEYIIETPVGKINSIMASNSSNPGVFPKKWWATCEDDIKVLSWMEERCTWKWNQECYDNELKIWGGTGLPTVFLPRVNVQHLFIDLMGVEGGTYAIYDYPKAIERYFQILSESHERLIHVVNDSPIEIINFGDNLHGGVTSPALFKKYVIPEYIKRNELLHKAGKFTHSHWDGDTKALLPFAKECGLDGIEAVTPKPQGDVTVEEIKEAFGDELFLLDGIPAILFEDRFPLEELESTTKKVIELFAPKLILGISDEMSSMGNLDRVKFVGKIVDDYNAQVSI from the coding sequence ATGCCTGATGAATTTAAAATGCAGGGTAGAATTACAGATCATAAGAATTTAGATTTAACGAAACTCAACAGGGATGTAATCAGAGGAAAATCAAACGGCAGGATAATATGGCAGCCAAGAATAATTTGCTGGTACGACGACAGAAAGTTCAGGGGAGAGGAACTTCCAGATCCCTATACAGGCATGAATTTGCCTAAAATATACCGGGAACTGGGCTGCTCAAACAGAAATTACAGTTTTAACGGCTGTTTTGTAAAGGTAAATGATCCGAGAGTCAAAGAGTATTCACATAAGATAAATGACTTTGAAACAGAGTACATAATTGAAACTCCTGTTGGGAAGATAAACAGCATAATGGCATCGAACAGCTCAAACCCCGGTGTTTTTCCTAAAAAATGGTGGGCAACATGTGAAGATGATATCAAGGTACTGTCGTGGATGGAGGAAAGGTGTACATGGAAGTGGAACCAGGAGTGCTATGACAATGAGCTGAAGATATGGGGCGGCACCGGTCTTCCTACTGTATTTTTACCCCGTGTAAATGTTCAGCATCTGTTTATCGATCTCATGGGAGTTGAAGGCGGCACATATGCCATATATGATTATCCGAAGGCCATAGAGAGGTATTTTCAGATACTTTCAGAAAGCCATGAGCGGTTAATTCATGTGGTGAATGATTCTCCCATTGAAATAATCAATTTTGGGGACAACCTGCATGGAGGAGTGACTTCTCCGGCATTGTTTAAAAAGTATGTGATCCCGGAATATATAAAGCGGAATGAATTGCTGCATAAAGCGGGGAAGTTTACCCATTCCCATTGGGACGGGGATACGAAAGCACTTCTTCCGTTTGCAAAGGAATGCGGGCTGGATGGAATTGAAGCGGTAACACCGAAACCACAGGGCGATGTGACAGTCGAAGAAATAAAAGAGGCTTTTGGAGACGAGCTTTTTCTGCTGGATGGCATCCCAGCAATCCTGTTTGAAGACAGATTTCCGCTTGAGGAGTTGGAAAGTACCACTAAAAAGGTTATAGAGCTGTTTGCTCCTAAATTGATACTTGGTATATCAGATGAAATGTCATCGATGGGGAATCTTGACAGAGTAAAATTTGTAGGTAAAATCGTTGATGATTACAATGCTCAGGTGAGCATATAG
- a CDS encoding SGNH/GDSL hydrolase family protein, which translates to MISKISNDFPVFDFKKDARYLGFFDFSCPEGPIFSWSGCSIQTNFNGTGIYAKIIDKNMTGNSWISVIIDYKESDPINIKPDKDMYVIAKGLKNEAHNLEIHKRTEALLGQLQFCGFELSSGGRFLTPPSEKARKIEIIGDSITCGAGNEGVYSGDDAEFLGKEENNYMSYGPIAARILDADIAMVSISGSGCYQNYGGAKENTIGDLYLKTNLSTSYDEWNLKKWTPDVVVVNLGTNDFSAEIDTDKFKEKYKRLIKHIRNKYSKAAIFCSIGPMNLQPGKYIDSVVNELKIEGDSSIFYCEFDPIDLKDEGLGWGTHPTIKTHEKMAKKLANEIKLRLCW; encoded by the coding sequence ATGATATCCAAGATTTCAAATGATTTTCCGGTATTCGACTTCAAAAAGGACGCTAGGTATTTAGGCTTTTTTGATTTTAGTTGTCCTGAAGGACCTATATTTTCATGGTCGGGTTGTTCAATACAGACTAATTTTAACGGCACAGGCATTTATGCAAAAATAATTGATAAAAATATGACCGGTAATAGTTGGATTAGTGTAATCATTGACTATAAAGAGTCAGATCCCATTAATATTAAACCAGATAAAGATATGTATGTTATAGCCAAAGGGCTGAAAAATGAGGCCCATAATCTGGAGATTCATAAGCGAACAGAGGCTTTGCTTGGACAGTTGCAGTTTTGCGGGTTTGAGCTGTCTTCAGGCGGAAGGTTTTTAACACCACCTTCAGAGAAAGCAAGAAAAATTGAAATAATAGGGGACTCGATAACCTGCGGTGCTGGGAATGAAGGAGTTTATTCCGGAGATGATGCTGAATTTCTTGGTAAGGAAGAAAATAATTATATGTCGTATGGTCCTATAGCGGCACGGATTTTGGATGCAGATATTGCAATGGTTTCAATATCAGGGTCAGGTTGCTATCAAAACTACGGGGGGGCCAAGGAGAATACAATTGGGGATCTGTATTTAAAAACCAACCTTTCAACGTCATACGATGAATGGAATCTAAAAAAGTGGACCCCAGATGTTGTGGTAGTAAACCTTGGCACCAACGATTTTTCAGCTGAAATTGATACCGATAAGTTCAAAGAAAAATATAAGAGACTTATAAAGCATATACGGAATAAATATTCAAAAGCTGCTATTTTTTGTTCAATTGGACCGATGAATTTACAGCCAGGCAAGTATATTGATTCAGTAGTTAATGAATTAAAAATTGAAGGGGACAGCAGTATATTTTATTGCGAGTTTGACCCAATAGATTTGAAAGATGAAGGCCTTGGCTGGGGAACCCATCCAACTATAAAGACACATGAAAAAATGGCAAAGAAACTGGCAAATGAAATAAAGCTAAGACTGTGCTGGTAA
- a CDS encoding carbohydrate ABC transporter permease has protein sequence MKRKGSFGSNAFDIFNTIFIVAFIVSILYPFLNIIATSFSNAIHVAKSDITIWPRGFTLEAYNYVFHDPFVYKGYLNSILYAVGSTAIMLVFTSLIAYPLILPDFMIKKFITIFLTITMFFGGGLIPTYLLMRNMHLLNTYWVMVLPGCVWAYNVFIFRTFFQSIPSELRESALMDGANDIVILFKIMLPLSKALIATFALFGIVGSWNSWFNGLIYLNDQNKYPLQLILRNYLYVIDSNTIQLRAGMSNSANSLNHRELDPKSVRMGMIVVTMFPIMMIYPFFQKYFAKGVMIGAIKG, from the coding sequence ATGAAACGAAAAGGAAGTTTTGGCTCAAATGCTTTTGATATATTCAATACTATTTTTATAGTAGCCTTTATTGTGAGCATATTATATCCGTTTCTGAACATAATAGCTACTTCATTCAGCAATGCCATACATGTTGCAAAGAGTGATATTACAATATGGCCAAGAGGTTTTACGCTTGAAGCATATAATTACGTTTTTCATGATCCTTTTGTATATAAAGGGTACTTAAACTCTATTCTTTATGCTGTAGGTTCAACAGCAATCATGCTGGTATTTACATCGTTAATAGCCTACCCCCTTATATTGCCAGACTTTATGATTAAAAAATTTATTACCATATTTCTAACAATAACCATGTTTTTTGGGGGCGGCTTGATACCGACATACCTGCTTATGAGAAATATGCATCTGCTTAATACGTACTGGGTAATGGTACTTCCGGGATGTGTCTGGGCCTATAATGTATTTATATTTAGAACATTTTTTCAATCGATACCAAGTGAGCTGAGAGAATCGGCCTTAATGGACGGTGCCAATGATATTGTAATTTTATTTAAGATTATGCTTCCTTTATCCAAGGCACTTATTGCAACATTTGCTTTATTTGGGATTGTAGGAAGCTGGAATAGCTGGTTTAATGGTCTTATCTATCTTAATGATCAGAACAAGTACCCACTTCAGTTAATATTAAGGAACTATTTATATGTAATTGATTCTAATACAATCCAACTTAGAGCTGGAATGTCGAATTCTGCTAATTCACTGAATCATAGGGAGCTTGACCCGAAGAGTGTGAGAATGGGTATGATAGTTGTCACAATGTTTCCAATAATGATGATATATCCATTTTTCCAGAAGTATTTTGCGAAAGGTGTGATGATTGGGGCCATTAAGGGATAG
- a CDS encoding ABC transporter permease subunit: MIGTKKNFWLKLWKQRYLFLMVLPGFLVVLVFNYFPMYGITLAFKNYNVVKGIWGSPWVGLRHFKDFFRDPMALRVLKNTLVLGLYSLFWSFPAPIILALLFNEVKSHTFKKFAQSISIFPYFISTVVVAGMLKEFCARDGLFNQIVNFFSGKTIMFLMEPKYFRTIFISSGIWQGVGFSSIIYLAALSGVDPTLYDVAEIDGANRWQKMVNISWPSIKPTTVILLIFALGGILGSDFQKVILLYSPDTYSVADVIGSYVYREGLIGARYEYTTAIGLFMSIISFVILYLANLLSRKVSETSLW; this comes from the coding sequence TTGATTGGTACTAAAAAAAACTTCTGGTTAAAGTTATGGAAACAACGTTATTTATTTTTAATGGTATTACCGGGTTTCCTTGTAGTCTTAGTTTTTAACTATTTCCCAATGTATGGGATAACCTTAGCTTTTAAAAATTATAATGTCGTTAAAGGCATTTGGGGAAGTCCCTGGGTTGGACTCAGGCATTTTAAAGATTTTTTCAGAGATCCAATGGCATTGAGGGTTCTGAAGAACACATTGGTACTTGGTCTATATTCACTGTTTTGGAGTTTTCCAGCGCCAATAATTCTTGCATTACTATTTAATGAGGTAAAAAGCCATACCTTCAAAAAGTTTGCCCAGAGTATTTCCATCTTTCCTTATTTCATTTCCACTGTTGTTGTTGCAGGCATGTTAAAAGAATTTTGCGCAAGGGACGGATTGTTTAACCAAATAGTTAATTTTTTTAGTGGTAAAACTATAATGTTTCTTATGGAGCCTAAATATTTCAGGACAATATTTATATCATCAGGCATATGGCAGGGCGTTGGTTTTAGTTCAATAATATACCTTGCAGCGTTAAGCGGAGTGGATCCTACATTATATGATGTAGCAGAAATAGATGGGGCAAATAGATGGCAGAAAATGGTCAACATTAGCTGGCCTTCTATCAAACCTACTACTGTAATACTTCTGATTTTCGCGCTAGGTGGCATACTGGGCTCAGATTTCCAAAAAGTGATATTGTTGTATTCACCAGATACATATTCGGTTGCAGATGTAATAGGTTCATATGTTTATCGTGAAGGCCTTATTGGTGCTAGATATGAATATACAACCGCAATCGGCCTGTTCATGTCTATCATATCATTTGTAATATTATATCTTGCCAATTTATTAAGCCGGAAGGTATCTGAAACAAGTCTATGGTAG